Below is a window of Spirochaetales bacterium DNA.
ACTGGTATAATTCACGACGATTTGTCGTCTGATAGTTGGTTGGAATGCTCTGTTGCGGCTGATTAAAGAGAATCACTCAATTTAGGTTATAATAAAGCATTGCTCGGTCAATATATAAATTACTATCAGAAGGATTTTTTTTAATCATTTCGGTTAATTGATGTATCTCAGCGATTATTATATTATTCTGTTTCCTCATTTGAACCTTCATTCTCGCTTCAGGTTTAACCGTTTAAAAAGCATTTTTTCGAACCGGAACTTGCTTCATTTTAAATTGTAATCCGGCAGCCCGTTACTGTCAAATTATTTCGTTTATTCCTGATAGAAGTGACAAGCACCGTAATCATCGAGACGGTTTGATATCCCCCTTGCCCAACCCCTCCCGTTTCTGCTATGCTTTGCACCATATGCATGAAATCCGTCAGAACAAGGTAACCAGGGAATGGGTCATCTTCTCGACCGCAAGGGGAAAGCGTCCCCGCGATTTCGCTGAAAAGGCGGAAGGCGGAAGACCGTCTCCGATCCCCCCCCACGACAAACACTGCCCGTTCTGTGCGGGGAACGAGGAAAGGCTCGGAGAGATAATTCTGGAGGTCCCTGCGAAAAACGAATTCGGATTTCAGACGCGCGTGATCCCCAACAAATACCCCGCCCTGGTTCCCGAACTCTCGAGCAAACGTTCGGTGCACGGGATTTATCTCCACATGCCCGGCTACGGCAGGCACGAGGTGATCGTCGAAAGCCCGTATCACAACGGGGAACTCGCCATGATGCCGCACCGTGAACTCTCGCTCGTCATCGAAACCTACCACCAAAGGTACTGCGAACTTCTGGATGACGAACGCAACATGATGGTCCTTATTTTCAGGAACCACGGGGAAAAGGCGGGGGCCTCGCTCGTTCATCCCCATTCACAGATTATCGCGACCGGTGTCGTGCCGAACGGGATCCGCTTCCGCAATGAGGAGGCCCAGCGGTATTTCGACGAGTGGAACCGGTGCGTGTTTTGCGACGTGATACGCTTCGAGGAGGAAGACGGCCGGCGGGTCGTGTATTCGAACGATCTCTTTCTGGCCTTTGTCCCTTTCGCGGCCGAGGTTCCCTGCGAGGTCTGGATCATCCCCCGGCGGCATCAGGCGTCCTTCAGTGAGGTCGACACGCCGCATAAACAAAAACTCACGGAGGCCCTTTCGAACATCCTGGGACGGCTATTCCGCGCCTTCGGGGACCTCGACTACAATTTCATCATCCACTCCTCCGTCCGTTTCGAGACGGACGAACCCCAGCTGCACTGGTATCTCCAGATCCGTCCCCGCCTCACCACGCAGGCCGGTTTCGAACTCGGCTCCCGCATCAACATTAATACCAGCCTGCCTGAAGACGACGCCGCGTTCCTCAACGCCGTTCAATGAACGGAAAAACGGCGTCCGGTGCAGGATCGCCTGCAAGTGTGTGAGGCGGGTAATGTGTTTCGGATATTGACAACGGCGAATCTACGGTTCGAGCCTGTTGATGTCCCGCGGGAAGAGACTCGCTTCCTTTATGTTTGAAAGCCCGCAAAGCTGCGCGGTCAGCCGCTCGAGGCCGAGTCCCAGTCCCCCGTGCGGTGGCATCCCGAACCGGAACGCCTGGAGGTAACTCCCGAACATGTCGACATTCATCCCCAGCCGCTTCATCTTCGCCTCATAGTCCTCGTAGCGGTGAAGCCTTTGCCCCCCCGTCGTGATCTCCATGTTCCTGAAAACGAGGTCGAAGGAGCATGTCTTTTCGGGATCGTCGGGATCGTCCATGGTATAGAACGGCCGTTTCGAAGAGGGATAACGGGTGACGAAGACGAACTCCGTGTTCCATTCCCTCACCGCGTATTCGGAAAGGAGTTTTTCCTCTTCCGGCGCGAGGTCGGGTTCGGACCTGTAGTCCTTGCCGGATTCCTTCAGGACGATCTCGTGCACTTCGTCGAACTCGACGGTGACGATCCGCTCTATTTTCGGAAGCCTGATGCCGAGGAGTTCGATCTCGTTGCCGCAATCCCGTTCGAGCCGGCCGAATATCGCGTTCAGGGCGTGCGCCTCGACCCTGATAAGGTCCATGAAACCATCGATGAATCCCATCTCGAAATCGAGCGAGATATATTCGTTCAGGTGGCGCGAGGTATCGTGCTTTTCCGCACGGAACACCGGCCCGGTTTCGAACACGCGGCCGTATACCCCGACCATCATC
It encodes the following:
- the aspS gene encoding aspartate--tRNA(Asn) ligase, whose amino-acid sequence is MKETALETIKERTIDFTAMKDREVVLCGMIQNIRVLSWGAFLILRTPEYTIQTILDNSTINIPPDRIPVESAVRIRGIVRDAKIKDTALWPRDAEIHATEITLISTPAVSSLPVDTTKKELNVHLDKKFDYRPLTLRHPRERAVFRVAAAICNEFGDYLASIGFTRICSPKIVYSGAEGGANIFGLDYFGREAYLTQSPQFYKQMMVGVYGRVFETGPVFRAEKHDTSRHLNEYISLDFEMGFIDGFMDLIRVEAHALNAIFGRLERDCGNEIELLGIRLPKIERIVTVEFDEVHEIVLKESGKDYRSEPDLAPEEEKLLSEYAVREWNTEFVFVTRYPSSKRPFYTMDDPDDPEKTCSFDLVFRNMEITTGGQRLHRYEDYEAKMKRLGMNVDMFGSYLQAFRFGMPPHGGLGLGLERLTAQLCGLSNIKEASLFPRDINRLEP
- the galT gene encoding galactose-1-phosphate uridylyltransferase, giving the protein MHEIRQNKVTREWVIFSTARGKRPRDFAEKAEGGRPSPIPPHDKHCPFCAGNEERLGEIILEVPAKNEFGFQTRVIPNKYPALVPELSSKRSVHGIYLHMPGYGRHEVIVESPYHNGELAMMPHRELSLVIETYHQRYCELLDDERNMMVLIFRNHGEKAGASLVHPHSQIIATGVVPNGIRFRNEEAQRYFDEWNRCVFCDVIRFEEEDGRRVVYSNDLFLAFVPFAAEVPCEVWIIPRRHQASFSEVDTPHKQKLTEALSNILGRLFRAFGDLDYNFIIHSSVRFETDEPQLHWYLQIRPRLTTQAGFELGSRININTSLPEDDAAFLNAVQ